The nucleotide window atgtaattctcccaattttgtatatttaaaattgataaacaattatatgtacatgtatatactaataattttcaaaaaagaaatctcaactataaataaagtcaaaaaaagttttaggaaaataaatttatggcCATACGATaaacagttttaaataattaacataaataaaaatttttcaaaataattaaaataaaataaaattgttaaattaaaaactaaatttattatagccTTTGCTATATAACTGCATATCTACCCGTTTGATCATAATAGGGATCTTGAGGTCTACCGCTGGGACCACCCATACTAGGAGACCTATGTGTGCCAGGTGGACCCTGTGAATCCATCTGAGGAGCGTAACGGTGATGCGGCGGGCCGTGATGTTGCGGTGGCATTCCTCGCGATCTTCGCGTGGGATCGTCCTCCTCGCTATAATTTGCTTCACTCGCAGAGTCCTTCGTAATCTCTGGGATACCTGAAGAAACCATTGATAAACCGCGATTAGGTAGAACGCAACCTACATAGTCGGAGGAGTTCGAGTTTTGAAATCACTCAACCCAGATTCCcctactttttcatttttcttctatatttaCCCATTTGAGCGATACTTTGTCCGGGATAGATCTCTTTGTCGGAAAGATTCTCGTCCGTCTCGATGATAACCTGACCGTGAGCATCCACTCTGTTAGCCACGTGTCGTCGCATGTGCGAAGGCATCGGTGCATTTGGGTATCGCTGACCAGTCATGCGATGACGAGCGGGATCATCCTGTTGGGGAATCATGCCGGACTGTGCTTGTCGTTGGTCCACCATATGCGGAGGTCCACCGTGAGATGGCATGTGACCTGTGGCACCCCCGCGAAGCACGCTGCAAGGTATCGCCGTCGCGCAACTATCGCCCGATTGACTCTCCCTACTCTTAGTCCTGACGGTGATGTGCTTCGGATTGAGACCCATGAGTTTGTGTATATCGACGAGCGCGTGATCGCCGGTGGGGCTGTCGACATCGGTGACCTTCTTACCATCGGCGTACACCGCGTAACCGGTGACGGCCGAACCGTTTAGGGCAACAGGCTGCCAGGTCACTAGCAAAGTGCCGTCCTGCGGTCCAGCCTCCACCTAAAAATCACATAACATTACATACATTAGTGtttgttagaaatttttttcttgagaataatattatgaaaactGCAGGAATGACAATTTAGATTCTAGAATTtgtagatttttcaaaaaattttacagttacacatgatttttttaaatgtagatgtaaaattttattaacctGGATATCGACCGGAGGATCCGGCAGTCCCTTGGGCAACGTCTTAAAGTGGACGTGGCAGGCCAGGTTATTTGCCGCCTGGGCGTTTTGGTCCTCAAAGTGCGTCGCCCGAAGATTTTTCGCCTTAACGGTCACCCTGTATATCGTCGACGGAGCGAGGCCAGTGATGGTGTGCCTGTAAACGCCCGGCTTCACGGTTCTCACTTCTACGTTGTTTACGCATACAACGTGTTGATGATTACTGTTGCTTGGTAGCCAGGATATTACAGCGCTGGTCGCCGTGACGTTCGACGCCTTGACGGCAGTTGGACCTAGCGCGACGTCTTTACCAATTACCATTGTGCAAGCAGCATCGCGCGACGTTCTTCTCGAATGCGTAACCGAACGCACGCTTATTCTGTGAGGCTGCATCAACAGAATACGTTTTCAACATAGTTCAAatggattattaaatttattattatattaagtttaaaacattttaatcttttctatAAGGCActttatacatctatatattttagttctaatatataataattttaataagaaattttgtaCAAACCCGTGTGGAATCGACTCCCTCCACCAAGGCCCTAGTCCTCTCAGTGGCCTTCACGGTGACCTTTAGCACTCCGTCCACGTAGACATGGTAGGATTCGAGTTGATGCGTATTCTCAGGCGCGGTCCATCCAATCAGCACGCTTTTGTTGAGTTGCCGTTCGAGCGTGAGGTGTTGTGGCGCCGGAACTAGGTCCGAAAACATGTAGACTTCTTCAGGAAGAAAAGACAAAGACAAAGCCTAGCTGTAGCTAAGGATCTCTGACTATTGTCTATCACTCTAAGCCAGCCTAAGTCCAGCCAACACTTAATACAGTGCAACGCGATTCGGTTCTCTGCGTTCTCCGTTTCACTTCGTGAAAACCGGTTTGGGATTGAGACGTGGACGTTTACTGTTTGACATGCATAGATTTTTTTGTCTCCAATTCGTGCAACAGAAAAAAGGGAGAAGCGCTATAGATATAcacatgaaaataatttagttgtTTTTCAAGTAATTACATTAAACACATATGGACTACACATACGTATCAAGCGAGACGGACAAATCAtgaaagcaaatttttttctatagagaataatttctataactGCATCGTAATTGCGTTATTTTGGAATAAtgatcgaaaaaatttttcaatcacaTCGCTGAAAGCGGATCCAATTGCCAGGTTTTCTAGAGTTATCAATTGATCCAAGTACCAAATACATCTAGACATTTATTAGATTACGGACATAGATTTGATATCTATTATATCgcttaatttaatgtttaataacgTGCGTCATGCAATGCCTCAGAAATCATTACAGCGAACCGGTAAAGCGTACTAACCTGGCGGTTCTTGTTCATCCTCTTCCGCAATATTGTCAAGTTCCGCGTATGCGGACAATTCTGCTTGACGATTCCGATTACCTTCTTCCAACGCAGCTAGTTCTAGATCAATATCTTGTAGATAGCACTAAAATAGACGAAATCAAAATCATTACAATTTGATTAACATTTACTTAATGAGATTTTAACAAcattctcattaattattatgtattgtcATTGTCATAATGTCAATGTGTATGTCATaaggattaaaaatataaaaagtgttgTCTCATTAGATACCTCGTTAAGTTTCATATTGCTCACTTGAGGGATATTCGTCGAAACGGAATCGTCCACGTCTCTGAGGCCGAGGACGGCTTGATGAAACTCCAATAGATCATCGCCGACCAACTTCTGGACAAAGTTGGCCGGCACCAGGCCGCGTCTACCATCGAGTGTCTCCGCATCCAGAAAACCATCATCGTCCGGTTGGCCCCAAACTAGGAGATAATCGCCACCCTGAACTGGCAGTTCCGCTTCCGGATTCGCGTTCGGCGAATGTTGGAATGGTTCGTAACTAAAACGGGCTATGTAAACGTAACATCTGCCTTTGCCGGGTACGTCCAGCATATCGACTTGACCTTCGGTTACAATATCTTCGGTGTTGGTCAATCGATCTAGGGGATTTGTCAGTATACTCGTAGGGATCTTCGGCATTTGCCTGGGACCCAGAAAGTGATGGCCGGTCGCGGTACCGGGCGCGGTCGGCGAGCTGGCGCGCAAGCTCTGCTGAATCTGGTGGATGATTGCCTGCTGCTGAAGTTGATTGGCCTGCGATTGGGCGGAGAGTTGTTGCATCGCTTGTAGAGGATCGCCTATTGCTTGTAACAGGCCTCCCGAACTAGTACCTGCACAAACAATAGACatcaattaactttaaaacttGCACTAtatgtttaacaaaatatacttttcactgaaagtattaatatcataaatgaAGAagtttaaaatgataatgctTCAACTTGTTTTATTCAgaagttgaaaaaataaaattaaaaatttttattattattaaaaaaaattgtatattgaaCCTTTCAATAATACGTGTGTTGTACGATCGTGACCTGAGCTTACGCCCGACGTCCCAAAAGCGTTGGTCCCGACGGTAGTGGAATAAGTCGATCCACTCGTGGCGAAGGTGCTTTGACCGGTGGAGTAAGGAAGAACAGACTGGGGTACACTCGTGAGGCCTCCAAGAGTGGAATGATAGGACGTGGTAGAGTATAGCGAGGACAATGTGGTCTGCGGCATATTCGTTTGCGGCACACTGTAATTGTGATGGGGCAATTGGGTGTTGAAGCTGGTTGCACCCGTGCTGTAAGTCCCGTTTGGATGCGATGCCATGGACAAATTAGGATATGTCGTTGCCTACGATAACAATggacaaattaattatgaaatgtaGATaggataaaattagaaaaaagtaCGATGAAAAAGTACGATGAGAGATTGATGACTAACATTAATCCGTAACTGCTCTACACTAAATCTATTTTAGGCagatacttttttaatgaacATCGAAAACGACACAAAGAGTTTTTTTCTGAAGGCCTAGATATTCGAGAATccgttatttattgttaatttagtTGCTTGTAAGAAAGTAATCGTGATTGAATAATTGATGACACACCTGTTGACTGCCATTCAATTGATAATTCTGGGCGGTTTGAGTAGGCTGTGTATAGTGAGGTATCACACTCTGGCTGGCCGATGTCAGGTACGTCGTCGAGGCCGGATGTTGTTGCgactgttgctgctgctgtagCGGCTGCTGATACGTTTGCGTATGTGGATAGCTCTCCTGATACTGATTGCTTGTAAAGTGTGAAGTGTGCGTTTGTTGCTGCTGTTTCTGTTGCGACGGCAGAGCACTTTGGGAATGGGAACTCGATAAATCGTGCTGTTGTGGCTGTTGCTGCTGATATTGTTGGATCTTCTGTTGGAAAGCGGGCTGCGACTGGCTGCTGGAGAGAGACGGCGCCGGTGGTATCGGCTCGTTATAGTGATACGGTGGCCCGTTTGGCGTCAGTGGAGGGCAGCCAGGCATCATCGGCGTTAATGGCATTGGTGAGCCTGCGTACTATTCGAACAAGTTTTATCAACGATTAGCAAACATCTCAGAGTTTCTCAggattattaatgtaattagcAGCAAAAATGCTTtccaaaacaataaaaaaaactttatcttTGATCGCCAAAAACTCTAACGAGTccttatggaatttaaaaaataaatgaaaagaatgcgtgcaaatataaatattatataagaatgtaTTTATCGATCTCAATAATTAGTAAAGAGTATAGaatgttgaaatatattataaattattgcaacaattatttattgttgatGTCTTGTCTCAGTATTAACGAAATAAAAGACTAGAGTAACGAAGAATGATAGAAACAAATTACTTACGTGGCCCATCTGGGTAGGCATTCCGAGGTTGAGGGCATGCGGATGAGGTGGATGTTGATGCTGGCCAAGGTTGGGAAGATTCTCCGAGCTGGATCGGAGGATGCCTTGCGTGGCCGAGGGTTGTTGCGTGGTTATCGCGCCCCGTGCGTGATCCAGTTCGTGTAACATTCTGGCGGAGctgaattgattttaattagtcATTCGCGTATTTGCAATTTGCCAGTACAATCTTTACACACTGACATATCTTTAgccatacatatatatatatatatatatagaggacAAAGTTGTTTGACGAATTGAATCTTTATTAAGTGAAAAGAAACCTTATCAATACCTATTGTCCTGCTCGATCTTGGCGATGATTCTATCAATCTCGGAGCCGGCCGGAGGCCAAGTGGCCGTCGGGACGCTCGAGGATGTGACATGCCCTACGACCGGTCCTCTGCTGCGCGAACGTCTTAAGCTGGTCAATTCCAGCGACAACTCCTCGTGCTTCACCATCTGTAGCTCCGTCTTCTTCTCAAGTTCCCGGATCTTGGATTGCAACGCCTCGACCGACTCCGGACCTTGATAGCGTCCTGCTATCTTCTCCCGCAATTGGTTCTGTGCGTCCGCGTGCTGCCTCTCCAGCTCCGCTCGTCGGGCTTCCGTCTCCCGCATTTGCTAAATGAATCGATCGTATAATTAGCGTTGTCGCGTAAATGACATCCGTCAACATTCGATAGATGCAACATCCTCTTTAGCGCGTGATTGACGTTACTCGGTAACATGTAGCTACGTAGgtttattaacataaacatGCACCAGCGTATCAATTAATGGAAGCTATTTATACAAGTGATTTATTGTTTTTGGAATCACCCAGCCAGATAAAtcttatatctaaaattaaaaatcaattttaatatattacaatattatatattagaaaataatttaataaaatattataatttaaatattttataggattattaataaaatttaacttaaaaaaatataagattttaataagatgttaataaaagatatataataataataataagatataaaatataagatgttgatgtaattttatatcgttattCGACAATGTTTCAGAATGGAAATAACGGATGAAAAAAGAAGTTGGTTCGGTTTTTTGCGGTTGCTCTTAATAACCTGGAGCGAAGTCTAGTTAGTAATTCGCGACTAGAATGTCACATTTGTAATGAAAGAGCTTTTTGTGCTCTGATTGCCCGAAGGTGCGCGCAACTGATCTCGCTATATATAATCTAGCGCAAAAATTTTTCGCGAGAAAATGTCATTGGAAAATACGAGGGTAATATGACAGATCATTTCAGGGCGCATCTTCTCTTTGATATTCTTCTTTCTAATTAATCGTCAATTATGACGCGTAATTATCCCGTATGCAAAATTGCTTAACACTTCGTAGAATTAACCGCTTCAATTATCTAGATTGCGGTAGCGAAGATTCTGTCGCGTGAGTCAGTATTAATTTTCCTGCGTGCGGAGATTTTCGAGGCCCGTGCGTACAGAAGACATAAATATCGGATAAtggagtttttttttaatggattttattttgcgaATTGAAGCCTTTTGGAGAGAAAGCAATCACGACCGGaacgtattaataaaaacttttgtttttcATCATATTATGCGAGCTTTATCAAGTATCCGTGGCAAGAATGAAAGAGAGCTTTTCATGAACCGCAGTTCATTGTCGATAGTTTACACATAAGttttacgcgcgcgcgcgtatgtgtatgtgtatgtattgaTTACATGCATATTACCTTTCCACGTAATCTGCTTTAATTTCAAGGACTTTCGGTTCGCGACGAGCGCACGCACGCGTTCCGCAATCGCGAATTCGTTAAAGAtctctaatttttctaaactaCGAAATAACATCTCTGCTGTTTTCATTTCTCTGAGAGAGAATTTAGGATCaagattcaattttttattaaaaacaaaaaaataataacaggCAAAtgtaaattcattaaaaagaaaaaaactatttttaattaagaactcataattaattacaaattatataggtAAATGGTAATGACGAGTTAgtaataatttctcaaataaGTGTACTGGCAATAAAAccaaaaaaactaatatatatataataaaatactccaatatttatcaacttttttatatccATCATGATGATACAACATTACACTGCACTAATATCCCGAGGTAAGAAATGGACCAAAAGGAAAGGAACTTACCTCCAGGATGGATTCGAGAACTGCGTCCTGCATGTTGGTGGTTCTCGTGGAGGTGGTAGCCCCGACAGCGGATCCGATACCCTGCAGCTGCGGAGCGTGAGGTGCCGTGGAAGCGCCACCTCCAACACCACAGCACTGCAACATCCCTGAAGTCTGAGACCCTCGCCAGTCTTTATCGCGGCCGGTCCCTATCGATCTAGCGTGTGTGTCTAGGAGCTATCTTAATTAATTGGGCGGCCCGCCTTTGCGCGGCCCGTCGAGCCGCGCCGCGCACGACACACACGATCCCACACACGTTTAACAGTGCGACTCTAGTGCAGTGTGAAAGGGAATTCCTATTTCACTCGGCGAATCCCGCCTCGCGGGAGCGGGCCGGAAGTTCTCGCAGCTCTCGGAAACGGGGGGGACCTCGCGTTTAAAGGGTACCAGCGGTCTTTCGCATCGGGTCGGCTGATTCGTAGTTAGATATGGGATCATCCTAGGAGAAAACGCACGTAtgcaacatatttttcttcattaaagaATGCGGCTATTTTGCTACGTTTCACTTTCCAGTTTCTGGAATTTGAATCGAGATAAAAAAGTTCaacgtaaattatttatatataatataataatagaattattgatatattcatGAACGACACACAACTCTCTGTCGACGGAATGCAAGATGTATGTCGTGGGCGAAAATAGCGCGAATCAGATTTCATCGATCTAGCcctttatttagaaaaaacttGCCCTCAAGTGTGGTGTTTTTAAACCAAATCTCTTTTTCGATATGCTGTATACTCTTGACAGTTCTttcatctaacaataaaatcaataaaaaaagttacaaacaaaaatacatgtttattatatttttaattacttagaGACATTTGTAATAATGAGAGACgaaaaaagtttcaatttcGAGTCCCCGTCAAATTAAAGGGTAGTTTTGTGGTTCGGATACCGCGCGAATAATTTACGCATATGCTACGAATCGTATCGCGAGAGTTCGTTAGCGAAAATTAGTCttgaaaataaacaataatcagCCCGCGCAATTATTGGCAAATTGGCAATAGGTCATTCGCGTCGAGTTTGTAATCCGGCCGTGGAAATTCGCGACTTTATGTGGTCGACGATCGCTCGTTGCCGGCGCGGACCGACCGCGAACACGTACTTTACGTCGGCGAACAACAGACACACACCGAGGGGGGGAGAGAGCACAAACTTAACTACTGCGTTCGAGTTATTATTATCAGCCGCCGAAGTTGTTACAGCTGTACGAAGTTATTACATCACTAGTATTATGCATGTATGCACGCGGTATTTCGTGTTGACGCGTCGCGTGCCACGCGAGTGCTCGTTTGCGGTTTTCACGCGAAAAAGTTGCCGCGATTGAGATCCACgcgtatacatacatgcacgcacgcacacacacgcatacatacatatatatatatatatatatatatacacacacacacacatacaaacgATACTGCACCCTGTGGCGTTTGCCACAGAATCTCGTTAAACGTCACGACAAGCGACACGTGTCTTGCTCACGAAGCTTCAGTTAACGATTTACGCGCATCGCGGACTTTCGCACCCCGGTTCCGGTCACCTGCGTACGTTCACGCATCGAGGTATAAGAGCAACTAAGTTTGTCCTATCCGATCAATTGATCCGCACTTGTGTTCTCTGTTTCTCCTATCTTTCTATATCAAAGATTGAACGACACTATTTGCCGCGATACTTATTGTTgcaatctatttataatggacgaataaaaaatgtgcttgaaagaataaatattttactgaaaataaatttaagcaaTGACAATATTTTACGCAAACGTTTTTCATTCAAATCATACAtagataaaagagaagaaagtaTTTTGAGataaagagatagagatagagtcataaaataatgatattcgCAAGAAacgttaaaaagttaaatctaTGCGATCAACTTGAGCATTTGTTACGATAGTAAATGTAATTGCGTGCACTTTGCTATAGAAAACTTTACTCGCaccgtataattaataatgaaagctaaaacatttttctgtctcatttttcttttctttcatcgcctttttattaatgtgattTAAAGCAACAATCTCTCTCGTGGGCACACTTCCGTCtcttaatacatttaattggCGTGTACGctctttgtttctctttctgCTAGACACTAACAAACACAGTGAAAGCGATGATCAGGCAATTATCCGCTTTTCTGCCACACAAGTTCAAGAACGCGTTGGCGAACAATCAGTGTCGCTGATGTAACAGTGTATACAAAGCATTAAAATGCGATGAATCAAACAACGATCGAAGAATTAGTTAATGCACTATTCCGAGTAAATGAAATAGTACAAAGAAAGACTCTTACAAcgtacatgtaaaataaagagGAATTACGTAGAATAATTATCACAATTGCGTGTACAATTatgtaaagagaaaagaaatgtaaaatcatTCGACAAAGTAACTTCCGACAAAGTTCTTCCATTTACGCATAGCAAGTTAATGTTAGACTCCTATATTAGTGCtcaattatcgattttattccGCTGCATGCGGTTTAGCTCTCgcttagataaataaaattttatcgtcgTTATTTCGCGGTTATTACTGCTCTATTTTGTGACTCAGAATTCTCTTCCTTCGGTTCGCCGACCTTTTGATTATCGATAGACCTCGAACTGATCGTCGGGTGTGGACGATTGATTAAACTGTTGGCTCGAACATCGTCGAGAGTGTGATTATGTGTCAAGTTAAAATGACGGAAATTGTGTGAACAACAATAGATTGCCAATAAGAGAAATCTATTCTCGAAgagatttttatcattaacgAAACTCGTGGAGAATCCTAGCTGTCATTTACACGTATCAGGATGTCAAATATCTTCGCGTCTAGTGAGCACGTTCATTTTTCAAACTCATAAGACTTCCATTCATAGGACTTCATTTAAAAATCAGTCATATTGCGGCGATTTCGCATCATTCAGAGACAAGACAACGATTTCTTTCGACGAAGACGAGGTCTTCGATACTTTTAGATGCTTAGGTTAGACATAAAGAGCCGAGTAGTCGCGGGAGATCGATACCGCAAATTTTATGGGACTTATAACGACACGAGTCGAACGAAGCGGATAAAGTCAATCCCGTCTCGATCAAGTTGGAGAAGTAGTCGCGACAATGAACAAACAGAAATGTGCAAAGCGTATAAAAGAAGACGAAGCTGGACAGACGAGAAAGTACAGAGTacgatagagaaagagagacagatagCGATAAGAAAATGGCAAGAAAAAATCCTACCAAGTAGTGCTGGCTGGCGATAATTCGATGCCAACAAGTTCTTCGTGAGCAGGCGAATCGAAAATACCTCGATGGCGGATGAGATAGCGATTGATACGCGGAGATAAGCGAGCGGAAAGGGGTAGTCTCGCTGAGCCCGAAAGAGAAGAAGTCTGAAGAAGTTCCGTCTCCGCGATCGTTGCTCGCTCAAGGGAGATGGAGATTTTCGGTCGAAACACTAGGCACTTTCGGTCACTGAGAGTCAACCTTCAGTGATGATTTGGAAGACCCGCTCGCTTCCGGGATACATCAAAGTCCAGTTTGCGAAATCAAGCCTCATACATAATCGAGACTATATTAAAAAggggaagggagagagagatcaGAATGGGGAGAATGAGGAACACTAGACGTGAAACGAGTTTCTCGGCGGGGGCACGACTCTAGTGGCCACGGCACTGCTTATTGATCTCACTAAAGGGCGAAAGGTACATAGCGTACATGTGCACCCCGTGCGCACCAGACACCACTGCACGGCGGGCACGTAGTGCAACCACTGTCACGAGCAGCGGCGGTGACGGcagcgacgacgacggcggaGATAGTGGTGGTGGCGCCGACGGTGGCACCACCGACACTCCACGATTATCATCCGCCATACTGATCCGTCGTCTCGGTGCCGCTATCACCATCgccgtcgtcatcgtcgtcgttgtaTTATCTGCACAACTAACACTCTTTAAAGAATCGTCACTGTAAGCCTCGATACGTTTAGCTTGCGAGTCGACCGGACCGACGAAAGGTGCACTCCGGAAAATATACGTTTCATGCGGAATATATGTCCCAAGATATCACCGCAAGACGGTACGCTCGCGTTCGACAGTTTATATTCATTTGCCTCTTCGATTGTGTTTGTTTCAATCGCTGAACGTCAGACTGGTATCGAACAGTTGATCGAGTTCTTTTTTCACTCGTTTACACTCTTTATCAAGCACTCTCTCtatcattctctctctctctctctctctctctctctctctctctctctctctctctctctctctctctctctctccctttctttcaTGCTCGCCTTCGCACTCGATTCATACCAACTTTCActctatttctctttcactCGACACGACACTTACGATGACCGAGTCGAAGGGATTGTGGCAGGCCAGGGCTGCTGCTGCTGATGAGCGAACTCTCCTCGGGACTTGCCAAGCTTTTTCACTCGGCTATCATCCCGTACAACCCCCAAGATCTGCTCGACCGTGGAAGGCAGGCAGGGCTGCTGGAGTCGGTGGTAGGGGCCGATAGTGGTGGTTGCTCGTCGTCGGGATATAATGGGTGGGGGTACAACGGCCCATGTGGGGTGGTGGTGCGCCTCCGTACGGAGTACAGGGGAAGGTAAGCGAATGGGGGTGGttgaagagagagagcagGCGCGCGCGCCAGGATGCGAGAAACGTCGAAAGGGACTGGAAGGGGTGGAGGGGAAAAGAAGGGTAGGGGCTCCCGTCACCGCCAGATATGGGTCACTCAGCGATCAATGCCGATATAGAGTCGCTGTATCGCCGGAGTCTCTCGCACAATCTTCTTTACGTCACTTTTCGTTCGCTCGCTTGTTCCGAGAGATGATCTTCTCGTCGTGGGAATGCGTGCTGGCTCAAACGCTCGCGACATTATCTTTGGCGCGGGAGTAGAGTCGATTCGCGCGCTACGTTTAAGAGTTCGATCGACCGCGCCAAATATGGAGGTATCGCAACCCTGGAAGTCCGATACCCTGGAAGTCTAGTAACTTGGCGAAATGGTTCGCGTCGCGGCTACATGGGGGTGTAGCTTTCACAAAAGACCAATCAATACGCAGGAGGTGATCCTATGATATCTCTACTCTctacactctctctctctctctctctctctctctctctcttttcctctccctcATTGTCGCtctttgtttctctctctctctctctctctttctcttttgctaCCTTCTCCCGCTACCAATTTTCAATCCCCGTTTACCCCTTTCTCCAACTTTTCTGCCCTTTCTGCCGCCCACATCTATTTCATTTATCTAGCTCCATTCCTCGATGCCCTTCTATTCGTTTCATTCTAACCCGTCGTACTTTCTCGTAATTTCTCTCGCGTAGACGAATGACTTTTCATGTGAAAAGGCAGGGAACGAGGCATGAGTTCTACAAAGATGCAGAAAACCAATTTAATGTTGCGTCGTACGCATATATACGGTTGTCTAAAATTTTTGCGCAAAAAATGACAATACTTTTCTCGCAGTTTAAAACGAGTCTGTCCAGATATTACCAAAGACTTACTAACCTTGTCCAtcagaaattttagaaatcttCAGGTCGGAAACTTTATGAGACAATGGCGGGgccattaattatttcaatcagCCCCCAAGAGTATGAAAATTTcgtcacattttttattctatgacttttata belongs to Anoplolepis gracilipes chromosome 4, ASM4749672v1, whole genome shotgun sequence and includes:
- the Rbp gene encoding uncharacterized protein Rbp isoform X3; translation: MLQCCGVGGGASTAPHAPQLQGIGSAVGATTSTRTTNMQDAVLESILEQMRETEARRAELERQHADAQNQLREKIAGRYQGPESVEALQSKIRELEKKTELQMVKHEELSLELTSLRRSRSRGPVVGHVTSSSVPTATWPPAGSEIDRIIAKIEQDNSSARMLHELDHARGAITTQQPSATQGILRSSSENLPNLGQHQHPPHPHALNLGMPTQMGHYAGSPMPLTPMMPGCPPLTPNGPPYHYNEPIPPAPSLSSSQSQPAFQQKIQQYQQQQPQQHDLSSSHSQSALPSQQKQQQQTHTSHFTSNQYQESYPHTQTYQQPLQQQQQSQQHPASTTYLTSASQSVIPHYTQPTQTAQNYQLNGSQQATTYPNLSMASHPNGTYSTGATSFNTQLPHHNYSVPQTNMPQTTLSSLYSTTSYHSTLGGLTSVPQSVLPYSTGQSTFATSGSTYSTTVGTNAFGTSGVSSGTSSGGLLQAIGDPLQAMQQLSAQSQANQLQQQAIIHQIQQSLRASSPTAPGTATGHHFLGPRQMPKIPTSILTNPLDRLTNTEDIVTEGQVDMLDVPGKGRCYVYIARFSYEPFQHSPNANPEAELPVQGGDYLLVWGQPDDDGFLDAETLDGRRGLVPANFVQKLVGDDLLEFHQAVLGLRDVDDSVSTNIPQCYLQDIDLELAALEEGNRNRQAELSAYAELDNIAEEDEQEPPEVYMFSDLVPAPQHLTLERQLNKSVLIGWTAPENTHQLESYHVYVDGVLKVTVKATERTRALVEGVDSTRPHRISVRSVTHSRRTSRDAACTMVIGKDVALGPTAVKASNVTATSAVISWLPSNSNHQHVVCVNNVEVRTVKPGVYRHTITGLAPSTIYRVTVKAKNLRATHFEDQNAQAANNLACHVHFKTLPKGLPDPPVDIQVEAGPQDGTLLVTWQPVALNGSAVTGYAVYADGKKVTDVDSPTGDHALVDIHKLMGLNPKHITVRTKSRESQSGDSCATAIPCSVLRGGATGHMPSHGGPPHMVDQRQAQSGMIPQQDDPARHRMTGQRYPNAPMPSHMRRHVANRVDAHGQVIIETDENLSDKEIYPGQSIAQMGIPEITKDSASEANYSEEDDPTRRSRGMPPQHHGPPHHRYAPQMDSQGPPGTHRSPSMGGPSGRPQDPYYDQTGSQRGRGPVYRGGRVTQAQGGAGHPTSAAQQMNKRQRWFVALFDYDPTTMSPNPDACEEELPFSEGDTIKVYGEKDADGFYWGECRGRRGYVPYNMVEELKEPPGQGQPGRRGPTSERWGDIYASMPVKKMIALYDYDPHELSPNVDSQVELTFQTGNEIYVYGDMDDDGFYMGELNGVRGLVPSNFLTEAPGQNQGQPPPGRRPGGQSQGPGARGPPPPPREPPPAGHRRGKDACIVPVSVPVCHLDSRQLQQQQPPPSLMNNQQHQLQHQNNPPHLAYQQANHHSYTTVTTSNQHGPSHLPPGGGVMGAHQQGPVPPHLQQQGKGRGGVVNRVAGSNMPGMQGQHLQQQQQDYQGQPNQPYQQQQPNQPYQQQQPGLGYQQTPQQQFQQPQQQQPGQPFSQQNQQGGPGMQPPQSTSKPMRGIPAVLPTAQSKTQPNTQQNQQQQPQQQSTGPNLMQKFTEMAGASAGGDILSKGKELIFMKFGLGK